The following proteins come from a genomic window of Miscanthus floridulus cultivar M001 chromosome 2, ASM1932011v1, whole genome shotgun sequence:
- the LOC136536371 gene encoding uncharacterized protein: MAEAGAPKTTKAVVMAARLSVQEAEMEAAEASVAPLVQGPLLLRESARETEVEAVTTQTQLAPLVAWVKELEEELTCAVSDRDASRGRAAEATASAASLAGQLGAEQRALQLTKGALYEALAAAKASQTEAVVWRGMVEESEAEVTRAAEASSAVQMVLDNEIGEHEALKRAALSACEALEVEGVQCASGSEERCTWVSSALAVISSHYVGVDLPAVSDGYVLPDDDEEADAVVIKLMEAAKGPGAALATLFEEEVVPPLPSAGAKGPEP, from the exons atggcggaggccggagcccccaagaccaccaaggccgtcgtgatggcggcgaggctgtctgtccaggaggcggagatggaGGCGGCAGAGGCCTcagtggcacccttggttcaggggccgctgttgttgcgagagagcgcccgggagacggag gtcgaggcggtcacaacccagacgcagctcgcccctctggtggcgtgggtcaaggagttggaggaggagctcacctgcGCGgtcagtgatcgggatgcctccAGGGGCCGAGCCGCTGAAGCTACGGCCTCAGCCGCGTCTCTcgcggggcagctgggggcggaacaGAGGGCGCTCCAGCTAACGAAAGGTGCCTTgtatgaggcccttgctgcagctaaGGCCTCGcagaccgaggctgtggtttggagggggatggtcgagg agtcagaggcggaggttactcgggcagccgaggcttccagcgcggtgcagatggTGCTCGATaacgagatcggggagcacgaggcattgaaacgtgctgccctttctgcctgcgaggccttggaggttgaaggggtcCA atgcgcgagcggctccgaggagcgctgcacatgggtgtcaagcgcgctggccgtcatttcttctcactacgtcggtgtcgacctcccggccgtcagtgatgggtatgtcctacctgatgatgacgaggaggctgatgcggtGGTCataaagctgatggaggcggcgaaaGGCCCTGgcgcggcgctggcgacgctcttcgaagaggaggtggttcctcccctaccatctgccggtgctaaaggccctgagccttga